In the Candidatus Electrothrix sp. GW3-4 genome, one interval contains:
- a CDS encoding TMEM165/GDT1 family protein, whose product MHNNVFFAVFITVFIAELGDKTQLATMLFAADKEANKLIVFLGASLALIVTSGLGVLVGGLLSQYISERHLHYLAGTGFIAIGIWTLIKA is encoded by the coding sequence TTGCACAATAACGTTTTCTTCGCAGTCTTTATAACGGTCTTTATCGCGGAACTTGGCGATAAAACCCAACTGGCAACCATGCTCTTTGCCGCAGATAAAGAAGCCAACAAACTCATCGTGTTTCTCGGGGCCTCCTTGGCCTTAATTGTGACCTCTGGCCTAGGGGTGCTTGTTGGTGGCCTTCTTTCTCAGTATATCAGTGAACGACATCTCCACTATCTTGCTGGCACAGGCTTTATTGCTATCGGGATATGGACGCTCATTAAGGCATGA
- a CDS encoding nitroreductase — MDALTCITNRRSIRAFQDKPVPRDLLTEIITTACRSPSYKNSQPWQVMVVSGKKKQGLSEMMIELLDNGTPFCPDLPAPASWPETEQARIDRLISQRTTYTGMDLNDPAIITRARKANFSFYGAPHAIYLYQDSSLSPWSLFDLGLFAQTLMLVAQAKGIGTVPQAFVTDYAQQIKEYLAIPADKRLVLGISMGYPDQEDPANGLRTQRSPVEEIASFVE; from the coding sequence ATGGACGCCCTCACCTGCATCACTAACCGGCGCAGTATCCGGGCCTTTCAGGACAAACCGGTCCCCCGAGATCTGCTGACAGAGATTATTACCACGGCCTGCCGCAGTCCTTCTTATAAGAATAGTCAGCCCTGGCAGGTCATGGTGGTTTCTGGCAAAAAAAAACAAGGCCTCTCAGAAATGATGATTGAGCTGCTGGACAACGGCACCCCCTTCTGTCCAGACCTTCCTGCCCCAGCATCCTGGCCTGAGACAGAACAAGCCCGCATTGACCGCCTCATAAGCCAGCGCACGACCTACACCGGCATGGATCTCAATGATCCGGCGATCATCACCAGGGCCAGGAAGGCCAACTTCTCTTTCTACGGCGCCCCCCATGCCATCTATCTTTATCAGGACAGTTCCCTATCACCCTGGTCCCTCTTTGATCTGGGCCTCTTTGCCCAGACCCTGATGCTGGTTGCCCAGGCCAAGGGCATAGGCACGGTACCCCAGGCCTTTGTCACTGACTATGCCCAGCAGATTAAAGAGTACCTGGCTATCCCGGCGGACAAACGACTGGTCTTGGGGATCTCTATGGGCTATCCAGATCAAGAGGATCCAGCCAATGGCCTGCGCACCCAGCGCAGCCCGGTGGAAGAGATTGCCAGCTTTGTGGAGTAG
- a CDS encoding IMP cyclohydrolase, whose translation MSDIKKMYTTILGDSFPMDMTVSFGDQTLVYRKRTWAIPTEDGGVDERGIRYGENPDQEAALYELVNGNLALGDCKFIEPGNALVSGISVEDMLQVGKHPGKINLTDVDNGLNIIKYLVDKPAAVILKHNNPCGAAVGANLADAYNKANRADRIAAFGGAVITSQAIDKATAELMSQNYLEVVCAPEFEDGALEILAKAKNLRVIRMDGINRLADFEKYRFVDFKSLIDGGIIIQQSAVNSIRSAADLKPATATWKGQEYACARQPTQQELDDMIFGWAVEHGVTSNSVIYVKDGCTTGIGTGEQDRVGVAEIAVHKAYVKYADIICFDQFGIPYADLALEIEQGKRDAGDKAAIDAKVKADRGGLPGSTMISDAFFPFRDGADVGIREGITAILQAGGSMRDYATIEACNEASPQVAMMFTGQRSFKH comes from the coding sequence ATGAGCGACATCAAGAAAATGTACACAACCATCCTCGGTGATTCCTTTCCCATGGATATGACCGTTTCCTTTGGCGACCAGACCCTGGTCTACCGTAAGCGGACCTGGGCCATACCCACGGAAGACGGGGGTGTAGACGAACGCGGTATCCGCTACGGCGAAAACCCGGATCAGGAAGCAGCTCTGTATGAGTTGGTCAATGGTAACCTGGCCCTTGGTGACTGCAAATTCATTGAACCGGGTAATGCTCTGGTCAGTGGTATCAGCGTAGAGGATATGCTCCAGGTGGGTAAGCACCCAGGGAAAATCAACCTCACCGATGTGGACAATGGCCTCAACATCATTAAGTATCTGGTCGATAAACCAGCCGCTGTTATCCTCAAGCATAATAACCCCTGTGGTGCTGCTGTGGGTGCGAACCTGGCAGATGCCTATAATAAGGCCAACCGGGCCGACCGCATTGCTGCCTTTGGTGGGGCCGTGATCACCAGCCAGGCCATTGACAAGGCAACGGCAGAACTGATGAGCCAGAACTACCTGGAGGTTGTTTGTGCCCCTGAGTTCGAGGACGGCGCTCTGGAGATCCTGGCCAAGGCCAAGAACCTGCGGGTTATCCGCATGGACGGCATCAACCGCTTGGCTGACTTTGAGAAGTACCGCTTTGTTGACTTTAAGTCTCTGATTGACGGTGGCATCATTATTCAGCAGTCTGCTGTTAATTCTATCCGTTCTGCTGCGGACCTGAAACCAGCCACTGCAACCTGGAAGGGCCAGGAATACGCCTGTGCGCGCCAACCGACGCAGCAGGAGCTGGATGACATGATCTTTGGCTGGGCCGTGGAACACGGGGTCACCTCCAACTCAGTTATCTACGTCAAGGACGGTTGCACCACCGGTATCGGGACGGGTGAGCAGGATCGCGTAGGTGTGGCTGAAATCGCGGTCCATAAGGCCTATGTAAAATATGCCGACATCATTTGTTTTGATCAGTTCGGTATCCCCTATGCCGATCTGGCCCTGGAAATTGAACAAGGCAAGCGGGATGCTGGCGATAAAGCAGCCATTGATGCCAAGGTCAAGGCGGATCGGGGGGGGCTGCCCGGCTCCACCATGATCTCCGATGCCTTTTTCCCCTTCCGGGATGGCGCTGATGTGGGTATTCGCGAGGGTATCACCGCTATTCTTCAGGCAGGTGGTTCCATGCGTGACTATGCCACCATCGAGGCCTGTAACGAGGCATCACCCCAGGTAGCCATGATGTTCACTGGTCAGCGGTCGTTTAAGCATTAA